In a single window of the Nicotiana tomentosiformis chromosome 8, ASM39032v3, whole genome shotgun sequence genome:
- the LOC138897237 gene encoding uncharacterized protein, whose amino-acid sequence MAECWLVKIAHVQKMKVAEMRMLRWMCGHTMLDKIRNEVIRDKVGVTPIEDKMREAWFRWFGHFRKMSTDVPVRRCERLTLEGLRRDRGRPKKIWREVIRQDMTQLQLTEDMTLDRIGMYGDRIRVVE is encoded by the coding sequence atGGCTGAGTGTTGGCTAGttaagatcgctcatgtccagaagatgaaggtagcagagatgagaatgttgagatggatgtgcgggcacaccatgTTAGAtaagatcagaaatgaggttattcgcgacaaggtgggtgtgacccctattgaggacaagatgcgggaagcgtggtttaggtggtttggtcatttTAGGAAGATGAGCACAGACgtcccggtgaggaggtgtgagaggttgacattggagggcttACGGAGagatagaggtaggccaaagaagatctggagagaggtgattaggcaagacatgacgcaacttcaactgaccgaggacatgacccttgataggataGGAATGTATGGAGATCGAATTAgagtagtagagtag